A portion of the Impatiens glandulifera unplaced genomic scaffold, dImpGla2.1, whole genome shotgun sequence genome contains these proteins:
- the LOC124918419 gene encoding translocase of chloroplast 159, chloroplastic-like: MSNEENPSDHVEQNDLDVAVLANEAPSPPVQPKSVEDVREDIENESLLVEQEVSIASSSNGTILHLNGGTTDDGSSLSHLHVDVDVDNDDGYVSGKEEFEDNDFKNPIEEEEDAPENKASLVGLDDDDDDTDTFLDSSPIPMPNVSTPAILEAGGDDNNDDDDEKASQGEFLFVPEEEEEEEEEKVVQNASFQGNDVADFTSPAVDVSNESGIIAENPSVNDNNTELKKVEAPAIWSHIPSNEHEHEQASHEIQKFLEELVETGSEAGPEDSLKLEPYEDSATEIVNASQAAPEEATQVNGDVEAHSILSNAPSNGHEHEHEHAGHEIEKFLDELVETASLAKVGAFDLVSIDLGKFQPDGGTTEALGSIQKPGQFSNRVEDVPTEVDSAATEGDKVIVNPEEGSDVGSAAILYSAETEGDKVIVNPEGGSDVGSAAILYSAATEGDGVNITTKEGSAVGSVDSVHTPQEKVCVAGDVKAIKDSDAGPEPIAVSSSVSAHTNTSELDALEGSFDDNIRTSTVTAENYVSENAIIGDPESEPSKAVLENSDDEKTDIPQNEHKTEAISDKSADRVANTASLEGFHMKLEAADGEDTEEEEFDGSVSDGGEIDDMIFGSSEAAKQFMDELELSGAGSHTVIDRSSYDQSDRMDGQIVTDSDEEAASSAGSDSGNITITSQDGSRLFSIERPAGLGSSGMSLRPVTRPTHPSFLPPSNLARAGESEDNLSEEEKKKLEKVQALRVKFLRIVQSLGVSSDESIAAQVLYRLALVAGRQAGQSFSLDSAKRTAIELEAERKDNLDFSVNVLIVGKSGVGKSATINSIFGEERASINAFEPATAVVKEMSGIVNGVKVKVFDTPGLKPGVMEQAFNRRERDEVSFKVAARLLALLA, from the exons AGTATCGCTAGCAGCAGCAATGGCACCATTCTTCATTTAAATGGTGGAACTACTGATGATGGCTCTTCTCTTTCTCATCTTcatgttgatgttgatgttgataATGATGACGGCTACGTTAGTGGTAAGGAGGAGTTTGAAGATAATGATTTCAAGAATCCTATCGAGGAAGAGGAGGATGCCCCGGAGAACAAAGCAAGTCTAGTAGgattagatgatgatgatgatgatactGACACTTTCCTCGATTCCTCACCAATTCCAATGCCCAATGTTTCCACTCCAGCAATCTTGGAAGCAGGCGGCGATGATaacaatgatgatgatgatgaaaaagCTTCCCAAGGTGAGTTTTTATTTGTccctgaagaagaagaagaagaagaagaagaaaaagttgTCCAGAATGCTTCTTTTCAAGGGAATGATGTTGCAGATTTTACTAGTCCAGCAGTTGATGTTTCTAATGAATCTGGAATTATTGCTGAGAATCCTAGTGTTAATGACAATAATACTGAATTGAAGAAGGTGGAAGCTCCTGCCATTTGGAGCCACATACCTTCTAATGAACATGAACATGAACAAGCTAGCCATGAAATTCAAAAGTTTCTTGAGGAACTTGTGGAAACTGGTTCTGAAGCAGGTCCGGAAGACAGCTTGAAACTTGAGCCTTATGAGGATTCTGCTACAGAAATAGTTAATGCTTCTCAAGCAGCCCCAGAAGAAGCTACACAAGTTAATGGAGATGTTGAAGCTCATTCCATTTTGAGCAATGCACCTTCTAATGGACACGAACATGAACATGAACATGCTGGCCATGAAATTGAAAAGTTTCTCGACGAGCTTGTGGAAACTGCTTCTCTTGCTAAGGTTGGTGCTTTTGATTTGGTTTCCATTGACTTGGGCAAGTTCCAGCCAGATGGAGGGACAACTGAAGCTTTGGGTTCCATACAAAAACCTGGACAATTTTCCAACAGGGTTGAAGATGTTCCAACAGAAGTAGATTCTGCTGCAACTGAAGGAGATAAGGTTATTGTTAATCCCGAAGAAGGTTCCGATGTTGGAAGTGCTGCTATACTATATTCTGCTGAAACTGAAGGGGATAAGGTTATCGTTAATCCTGAAGGAGGTTCCGATGTTGGAAGTGCTGCCATACTATATTCTGCTGCAACTGAAGGAGATGGGGTTAATATTACTACTAAAGAAGGTTCTGCTGTTGGAAGTGTTGACTCGGTCCATACACCACAAGAGAAAGTGTGTGTTGCTGGCGATGTGAAAGCAATAAAAGATTCAGACGCCGGACCTGAACCAATTGCAGTCAGCAGCAGTGTATCGGCTCATACGAACACTTCGGAATTGGATGCGTTGGAAGGGTCCTTTGATGACAACATTAGGACTTCCACAGTGACAGCAGAAAATTATGTTTCTGAGAATGCTATTATTGGAGATCCAGAATCTGAGCCTTCTAAAGCTGTGCTGGAGAATAGTGATGATGAAAAAACAGATATACCACAGAATGAGCATAAAACAGAAGCAATATCTGATAAAAGTGCTGACAGGGTTGCTAATACAGCTTCACTTGAGGGCTTCCATATGAAACTAGAAGCTGCAGATGGAGAAGatacagaagaagaagagtttGACGGGTCAGTTTCAGATGGCGGCGAAATTGATGACATGATTTTTGGAAGCTCTGAGGCTGCCAAACAATTTATGGATGAATTGGAACTTTCGGGCGCTGGTTCACACACAGTTATAGACAGAAGCTCTTATGATCAATCCGATAGAATGGATGgtcagattgtcacagactcagATGAAGAG GCGGCATCATCTGCTGGCTCTGATAGTGGCAATATCACAATAACTTCCCAAGATGGATCCAGGCTCTTCTCGATTGAGCGTCCTGCTGGTTTGGGATCCTCAGGTATGTCTTTGAGGCCTGTCACCAGGCCAACCCATCCAAGCTTTCTCCCTCCTTCCAATCTTGCAAGAGCTGGAGAATCTGAGGACAACTTGAgtgaagaagagaaaaagaagCTGGAGAAGGTACAGGCATTGAGGGTGAAGTTCCTGAGGATTGTCCAGAGTCTGGGTGTTTCATCTGATGAATCTATTGCAGCACAAGTCTTGTATAGGCTCGCACTTGTTGCCGGAAGGCAAGCTGGTCAAAGTTTTAGCCTTGACTCTGCTAAGCGGACTGCTATAGAGCTTGAAGCAGAGAGAAAAGATAACCTGGACTTCTCTGTAAATGTTCTCATCGTTGGGAAATCCGGAGTAGGCAAGAGTGCGACCATAAACTccatttttggtgaagaaagaGCTTCTATTAATGCCTTTGAACCTGCCACTGCTGTTGTGAAGGAGATGTCTGGAATTGTTAATGGAGTTAAGGTCAAAGTATTTGACACACCAGGTCTGAAGCCTGGAGTAATGGAACAGGCTTTCAACCGCAGA GAAAGAGACGAAGTTAGTTTCAAAGTGGCGGCTCGCTTGCTTGCTTTGCTTGCTTGA